The proteins below come from a single Streptomyces tubercidicus genomic window:
- a CDS encoding TetR/AcrR family transcriptional regulator — MAKTPQHGTADAPRRDAQGTRLRLLDAACELFAERGYERATVRDIASRAGANQALLFRYFGSKKALFGEVMARGGHEQLRTTPAERLFEVALRGMLAGGANGADRSLEVCLRSIGGSDEIAEALRGLGEEYADVLATLSESETGDLRADLALSWLLGIGLMRVVVAKEPLASADPDTVCALVSGALGNLLESLPKDGAAGRESGGIPE; from the coding sequence ATGGCGAAGACCCCGCAGCACGGCACGGCGGACGCACCCCGCCGGGATGCTCAGGGCACCCGGCTGCGGTTGCTCGATGCCGCCTGTGAGCTGTTCGCCGAGCGCGGCTACGAACGGGCGACGGTACGCGACATCGCGTCCCGGGCCGGGGCCAACCAGGCCCTGCTGTTCCGGTACTTCGGCTCGAAGAAGGCCCTGTTCGGGGAGGTGATGGCGCGTGGCGGCCATGAGCAGCTGCGCACCACTCCCGCCGAGCGGCTGTTCGAGGTCGCGCTGCGCGGAATGCTGGCCGGCGGCGCGAACGGCGCCGACCGTTCGCTGGAAGTGTGTCTGCGCTCCATCGGCGGCAGCGACGAGATAGCGGAGGCGCTGCGGGGGCTGGGGGAGGAGTACGCGGACGTCCTCGCCACGCTCTCCGAGTCCGAAACCGGGGATTTGCGCGCGGATCTGGCGCTGTCCTGGCTGCTCGGAATTGGCTTGATGCGAGTGGTGGTCGCCAAGGAGCCTCTGGCAAGCGCCGACCCCGACACGGTCTGCGCCCTCGTGTCGGGCGCCCTGGGGAACTTGCTGGAGAGCCTGCCGAAGGACGGGGCGGCAGGCCGGGAAAGCGGCGGGATTCCGGAGTGA
- the sbnA gene encoding 2,3-diaminopropionate biosynthesis protein SbnA, giving the protein MLDDLYVRLDQLVPGSSVFLKLEGLNPAGSVKLKTAVALVEAAEESGRCFPRTRLIESTSGNLGVALAMVCAAKGYRLTCVTDPNSTVQSRRLMEVLGAEVVVIDVRDAHGGYLQSRIDYIDARLRRETNLFWLNQYANPAGPRAHRDRTGRALLEEIGHIDYAFIGAGTTGTLMGCAEYLRRHSPATRIIAVDAEGSVTFGGPAARRHIPGLGTSRRPEILDTGNIDEVVLISEAAAVEMCRTLAEERGLLLGGSSGTVLSAVQDAAKNIPDGSVVVAISPDFGDRYLETIYNDDWVAERWPEVVGANISQAPA; this is encoded by the coding sequence GTGCTGGATGATCTCTACGTCCGGCTTGACCAATTAGTTCCCGGCAGTTCAGTCTTCCTTAAACTGGAAGGCCTCAATCCTGCCGGTTCGGTAAAACTCAAAACGGCTGTCGCGCTGGTCGAGGCGGCCGAGGAATCCGGGCGCTGCTTTCCGCGGACCCGGCTGATCGAGTCGACGTCGGGGAACCTCGGCGTCGCCCTGGCGATGGTGTGCGCGGCAAAGGGGTACCGGCTCACCTGTGTCACGGACCCCAACTCCACCGTCCAGTCGCGGCGTCTGATGGAGGTGCTCGGGGCCGAAGTGGTCGTCATCGACGTCCGGGACGCCCACGGCGGCTATCTGCAGTCGCGTATCGACTACATCGACGCGCGACTGCGCCGCGAAACAAACCTTTTCTGGCTGAATCAGTACGCCAACCCGGCGGGGCCGCGGGCTCATCGGGACCGCACCGGCCGTGCGCTCCTGGAGGAGATCGGTCATATCGACTACGCCTTCATCGGGGCCGGCACGACCGGCACCCTGATGGGCTGCGCGGAGTACCTGCGCCGCCACAGCCCCGCCACTCGGATCATCGCGGTGGATGCCGAGGGCTCCGTGACCTTCGGCGGGCCCGCCGCCCGGCGCCACATTCCCGGCCTGGGAACGAGCAGACGGCCGGAAATCCTGGACACCGGGAATATCGATGAGGTCGTGCTCATTTCCGAGGCGGCCGCCGTGGAAATGTGCCGAACGCTGGCCGAAGAACGCGGGCTGCTACTGGGGGGTTCGTCCGGCACGGTGCTGTCTGCCGTGCAGGATGCCGCAAAGAATATTCCCGACGGAAGTGTCGTGGTGGCCATTTCACCCGACTTCGGGGATCGCTATCTGGAGACCATCTATAACGACGACTGGGTGGCGGAACGCTGGCCCGAGGTCGTCGGTGCCAACATATCTCAGGCACCGGCCTGA
- the sbnB gene encoding 2,3-diaminopropionate biosynthesis protein SbnB, which yields MFNFEIVAGETVCQVLHDKRKDVLGIVSSAYRAHESGDSVNPDSYFLRFPEKPDSRIIALPAYLGADVQLAGIKWIASFPGNTRRGAPRASAVLLLNDYETGYPIACLEAANISAARTAASAAVAATALRPDGFAGTRIAVVGGGVIARNICDYLHTAGCTPDSYLVHDLDEASGQALADHVRTTQNRPADFTADLDAALRADTVVFATTALEPYVSTPFKPGQLVLNISLRDLAPEVVLGADNILDDVEHCLKAQTSPHLAEQLSGSREFVTGTLAGVLNGEVTPSADRPVIFSPFGLGVLDLAVGAFVLGEARKDGNTIEVPNFFGETRRW from the coding sequence ATGTTCAATTTTGAGATCGTGGCCGGAGAAACGGTTTGTCAAGTTTTGCACGACAAACGCAAAGACGTGCTCGGCATTGTCAGCAGCGCTTATCGGGCGCATGAGTCCGGGGACTCCGTCAACCCGGACAGCTACTTCCTGCGCTTCCCGGAGAAGCCGGACTCCCGGATCATCGCGCTGCCGGCCTATCTGGGCGCCGACGTCCAGCTCGCCGGTATCAAGTGGATCGCCAGCTTCCCGGGCAACACACGCCGCGGAGCCCCGCGTGCCTCGGCCGTCCTGCTCCTGAACGACTACGAGACCGGCTACCCGATCGCCTGTCTCGAAGCCGCCAACATCAGCGCGGCGCGCACCGCCGCCTCCGCGGCCGTCGCAGCGACCGCGCTCCGCCCGGACGGCTTCGCCGGGACCCGTATCGCCGTCGTGGGCGGCGGTGTCATCGCCCGCAACATCTGCGACTACCTGCACACCGCGGGCTGCACCCCGGACTCCTACCTCGTCCACGACCTTGACGAGGCATCCGGACAGGCGCTGGCCGACCATGTGCGCACCACACAGAACCGCCCGGCCGACTTCACCGCCGACCTCGACGCCGCGCTGCGGGCCGACACGGTCGTCTTCGCCACGACCGCGCTTGAGCCGTACGTCAGCACCCCGTTCAAGCCCGGCCAGCTCGTGCTCAACATCTCCCTGCGGGACCTCGCGCCCGAGGTGGTGCTGGGAGCGGACAACATCCTCGACGATGTCGAGCACTGTCTGAAGGCCCAGACCTCACCCCACCTCGCCGAGCAGCTGTCCGGCTCCCGCGAGTTCGTGACCGGAACCCTCGCCGGAGTGCTGAACGGGGAGGTCACGCCGTCCGCGGACCGCCCGGTGATCTTCTCGCCGTTCGGACTGGGCGTGCTGGACCTCGCCGTGGGGGCGTTCGTCCTCGGCGAGGCCCGCAAGGACGGCAACACCATCGAGGTGCCCAACTTCTTCGGGGAGACGCGCCGGTGGTGA